CATAACAGATGAAAATCCATAATCCACGCATGATTTACAAAGTTCAAACGTATCCCCATGGTCTAAATGAAGGCATATTGGAATATTGCTTTTAAGTTCTTTTCTTACCATTTCAACTGCCCCTTGAGCCATATATCGCAGAAGGGTTTGATTGGCATATTTTCTGGCGCCGCTTGAAACTTGAATGATAACAGGTGATTGGCTTTCCGCACATCCCATTACAATAGCTTGCAGCTGCTCCATATTATTGAAATTGTAAGCTGGAACAGCATATTTGCCCTCCATCGCTTTTTTAAACATTTCCTTCGTATTAACTAACCCTAACTCTTCATACAGTTTACTCATTTTTTATTCTCCTTTCTTTTTTTATACCAATCTTCTGCAGATAAATCAGCCGTTTTTTCTAAAAATTTTTTAATCCAAATAGCAAAAAAAGCACCTAAAGTTATTGCTACAGGTAAAATATACTTTATAAAAAAATCCAGCAAAGAATTCATCATAATAAGTGAGCCCCTTTTGACCTTATATAAAGATAAATTAAAATCAAACCGGTAATAACACCTGCTGTAACTGGCAAGATCCATTGATATACAATATCCATTTGCTATCAGCTCCTTTTTACTACCTCTTTGGGAGAGATAGAAAGTTAATAAAAACTATTATTAAAATAATTGCAAGGATAATGAAAAAAAATAAGCCAAAACATTGGATTGTTTGTCATAAATTCTTCATCCTCAACAAATTTGATTATTCCTTGAATTTAACTAATTTCTCAAAATCTTCTACTTTTAGAGCTGCTCCGCCAATTAGTCCGCCATCAATATCTTCTTTTTTCATAAGCTCTTTTATATTTGATGGATTTACACTCCCTCCGTACAATATCCTGATTTTTTTTGAGATAGTAGAAGGAAGATGTTTTCTTATAAAAGCGTGAACCTCTTGGGCTTGTTCTGGGGTTGCTGTCTTGCCCGTTCCTATTGCCCAAACAGGTTCATAAGCAATTATGATTTTTTCAAGATCGCTTTCACTTATATCTTTTAAGGCTCCTTTTATTTGAGTTTTTATCACATCAAATGTTTTGTCGGATTCTCTTTCTTCCAAAGTTTCTCCGATACAAACAATTGGCACAAGCCCGTGGGATAAGGCGGTCATCAGTTTTTTGTTGACTGTTTCATCTGTTTCTCCAAAATATTGCCTTCTTTCAGAGTGGCCGATTATAACATAACTTGCTCCGGCTCCTCTAATCATAGGAGCAGAAACTTCGCCGGTAAAAGCGCCGGAATCTTTCCAGTACATATCTTGGGCTCCGACTCCAATTGTGGAATCAGTTAAAGTTTGTGAAACAGCATCAATGGCAACAAAGGCGGGGCAAACTACAATTTCGACATCGCTAACATTCCCAACTGAGGCTTTTATTTTTGAGGCAAGATCGATGGCTTCGACAATGGTTTTGTTTAGTTTCCAGTTTCCGGCAATAATTGGTCTTCTCATCTGAAAAATTCCTTTCTTGAAAATTTTATATAAGAACAAAATTTATTATAACAAAAGGGGTAATTGATTACAACTTTTTCAATCCCGATTATGACAATCGGGTTGATTTCTAAGTTCACCGTGAATAATCGGGGTTAAGGATATTTTAATGATGTTTTAGCGGTAAAATATTGTTTTTTTAAAGAGATTCCCAACACGAAGATTTATTTTAATCAGGAAGGAAGAATGTATCTTGTGGATCTGCCTAGCCCTTCTGTTCTTAATATTCTTTTGTCGACTAATATTGTAAGTTCAATGTGGGCTGTTTTATGTGAAACACCGAAAGCTTCCCTATATTCACGATTGGTAATATTTCCATGTTCCTGAATATGCTGAAGAGCTCTTAATTGCCTTTTGTTTAGTCCATGACCGCTCCATGGGTTTGTTATAAGCTTTTCTTCTTCTTCTTTTGCGGGACGTGATTCTGATACATCACGGATATAACAAATATCATCTGTTTTATAAGGTTTTTCATCACCCTCAAAAATGTTAATTACCGCTATTTTTTTTGGGTTTCTATCAATAATTTCGATTTCAAAGGAAATCGGGGGAGTGCAATGATTGGCAATAATTTCTTTTATCCTGTTTTTAAATTCAAGAGGATCAATGTCAAGGCCTATCAGATGTTTATTTTTATCATCAATGCCGAGGACTATTTTACCGCCGTCGGAATTGGCAAAAGCAACGACATCTCTTGCTAAGTCTTCGGTTGATGGGATCTGTTTTTCAAATTCAACAGACTGACCTTCGCCTTGTTCAAGGAGGGTGATGATTTCTTGCCAGTTCATACTGGAGCAATGATATCACAACCGAATTTAGCTTTCAATTTTCAAGAGAGTTTTAAAGTAATATGCTTGACCCCGCAGCATTCTTTTATCAGTTATCTTGGATTTAACTGGAATTATCCTTATATTATGATTATAATTCTATTGTTTTTAGCGTATGAAAATTATTAAAGCGCTTTTAGATTTAATATTTCCACCCAAGTGCGAAGTGTGTAATTCTTTGGGGCATGATCTTTTTTGCCAGAGATGCTTGGCACAGATTTCCTATTTAAAACCATCAACTTTTGTTCATTCTATTGGTTTGTATGAAGGCTCTTTGAAAAAAGCCATAAGAAAAATTAAATACAATAAAAGAACGCGATTGGTAAAACCGTTAGGGGAAATTATGGCAAGATATATATTGGCTAATATCGGCTCAAAAGCTTTAGACTTTTTAGTTCCTGTTCCTTTGCATTATAATAGGTTGCACGAGAGAGGTTTTAATCAATCAGAATTGTTGTCTCATCAGATAAGCAATATGATAGGAGTTCCTACTGTAATAGGTTTATTACATAGAATTAAAGATACAAAACCACAGTTTGATCTTCCTAAAAAAGATAGATTTAAGAATGTAAAAGGAGCTTTTATTATTAACGCGCCTCAATTTGTCATAAATAAGAAAATAGCTTTAATAGATGATATTTATACAACAGGATCGACTATTTCCGAGTGCACAAAAGTATTAAGAGATGCAGGGACGGAAGAAATTCATGTTTTTACCCTTTCAAGGGCTATTTAATTGTGTTAAAATAAAAAATATAATATAACTAAGGGGGATTTTTATGCAAATGAATATACAGGGGCATGGGATAGAGCTTACTTCTCCTCTCAGTCAATATGCCACTAAAAAACTCGAAAAGCTTCAGGAATTCTATAAAAATATTATTAAGATGATGGTTGTTTTGGATGTTAGAAAAAATAAGGATATAAAAAATTCCCATGTGGCAGATGTCTCAATTTGGGTCTCCGGGAAAAAAGTTGTACATGCTTCGGAAGTTGGAGAAGATATGTATGCTGCAATTGATTTGGTCTACGAAGAATTAAAACGCCAATTAGTTCGGCATAAAGAAAAACATATGAAAGAGACCCGCAGGGTTGCAGAAAAACTTAAAGAACGGCAGAGAAACACAACAATAATGTGAGTATTTTAAGCTGGATATTAAATTTAATAGGTGATTCGGATGAGAAAAAACTGAAAAACCTTCAATTGTTAATTGATCAGATAAACCTTCTTGAAGATTCTATAAAAAAGCTTTCAAATGAACAACTCCGCTTAAAAACAGATGAATTTAAAAAACGTCTGTCAAATGGTGAAACTTTAGATGATTTGCTTCCAGAGGCTTTTGCATGTGTTCGTGAAGCTGCTGTAAGGACTATAGGATTGAGGCATTTTGATTCTCAGCTTCTTGGGGGGATTGTTCTTCATCAGGGGAAAATTTCCGAGATGAAGACAGGAGAAGGAAAAACTCTTGTTGCCACTCTTCCTGCTTATCTTAATACTTTAACCGGAAAGGGGGTTCATCTTGTTACGGTAAATGATTATTTAGCAAAAAGAGACTCTGAGTGGATGGGCCCTGTTTATAGAGCTTTAGGTTTGACGGTTGGTTGTATTCAACATGATATGCATCCCCATGAAAGAAAGGTTGTTTATAGTTCTGATATAACCTATGGAACAAATAATGAATTTGGCTTTGATTATCTTAGAGACAACATGTCTTTATCAATAGAAGAGTGTGTGCAAAGAGACTTAAATTATGCAATAGTTGATGAGGTTGATTCTATCTTGATAGATGAGGCAAGAACCCCTTTAATTATCTCCGGCATGGTTCAAGATAAGGTTGAAACTTATCATAAAGGGGATAGCGTTGCAAAAAATCTTAAAAAAGAGATAGATTTTACACTTGATGAGAAGACAAAGAATGCAATTTTGACGGAAGAGGGGATAAAAAAGGTTGAAAAGATCCTTGGAATAGACTATTTATTTGATATTCAAAACATGGATGTAGCCCATCAGATAATTCAGTCTTTAAAAGCAACTTATATATTTAATAAAGATATTGATTATGTGGTAAAGGATGGGGAGATAATAATAGTTGATGAGTTTACCGGGCGACTTATGACGGGGAGAAGATATAGCGATGGATTACATCAAGCAATAGAGGCTAAAGAGAAGGTTAAGATTAGAGAAGAATCTCAAACGCTTGCTACAATAACTTTTCAAAATTATTTTCGGCTTTATGAAAAAATTTCAGGGATGACGGGGACGGCAAAGACAGAAGAGGCAGAATTTTGGAAGATCTATGGGTTAGAGGTTTTGGTTATTCCTACTAATAAGCCGATGATAAGAAAAGATCTATCTGATGTGATCTACAGAACAAAAAAAGAAAAATTCAATGCGGTTGTTTCTGAAATCATTGAAAAACATAAAATAGGTCAACCGTTGCTGGTAGGTTCTGTCTCTATTGAAAATTCCGAATTGTTGTCAAACATGCTTTTCAGGAAAGGGATTCCCCACAATGTTTTGAATGCAAAACAGCACGAAAAAGAGGCGGAAATTATTTCTCGCGCCGGACAGCGTGGAGCGGTTACTATTTCAACGAACATGGCAGGGAGGGGGACTGATATTGTTTTAGGTGAAGGAGTTGTTGCTTTGGGGGGGCTTTACGTTATTGGGACAGAGAGGCATGAAAGCAGGCGAATTGATAATCAGTTGAGAGGTCGGGCTGGGAGGCAGGGGGATCCTGGGTTTTCCAAATTCTACGTCTCTTTGGAAGATGATCTTATGAGACTTTTTGGATCAAACAGGATTTCAGGCATTATGGAAAGGCTGGGGTTGCCGGAAGGAACCCCTATTGAACATTCTTTGATTTCAAGAGCTTTGGAAAATGCCCAGAAAAAAGTAGAGGAGTATCATTTTGGGATTAGAAAACAGATTTTAGAGTTTGATAATGTTATGAATAAGCAACGGGAGACGATTTATAGTTTAAGAAGAAGGATTTTGCTGGGAGAAAATATAGAAGAAAAAATATTTGAGATGCAGGGAATGGTTATTGACGACAAAATTCACGCTTTTTTGTCAGAAGAGGATTTGCGGGATGAGGATATCGACAGTCTTATAAAATCAATCAGTGAAATTCTGCCTATCGAAGGAATCGCTCAAATAAAAAAAATCAGCAAGAAGGAAGAAATCCGCAATGTGTTGGTGCAAACACTTAGAGAGGCTTATGAGCAAAGAGTTCTGGAGATAGGGGCTAATGCTATGTCTGATCTTGTACGTATTGTTCTTTTACGGGTTGTTGATTCAAGCTGGATTGAACAGTTAGATAATATGGACAATTTGCGGAACGGGATAGGCCTTAGAGGTTATGGAGGGAGAGACCCTTTAGTTGAATATAAGATTGAAGGATATAAGATGTTTCAGGAGATGATGTCTTCTGTAAGAGAAGAGGCTGTAAGTTTAATTCTTAAAATTCAAGTTGTAAAAAGCGATGAGTCAATCATTCCAAAAAAGAAAAATATTTTATATAGTAATCCTGAAGACAATTTGCAGGAGAGTTTTGCTCCAAACAGATTGCAAAACAGTGCGACTCCGAAACCAGAGCCGATTAAAAACATGGAAAAAACTGGTCGTAATGATCCATGCCCGTGTGGAAGCGGCAAAAAACATAAAAAATGTTGCGGGGCTTAAAGGTAGGTTTTTTTATTTTACATGCAATTTCTTGTTGAAAAAGACCGATATATAGGTAGATGGCATTTAAGAGATTAGTCGGTAAAATAAGAAGGAATAGATGGCTTAGAAAAAAGATTGTAACAGGAGTGAAATTTTTCACCTTTTCATTGATTTTGCTCTTTTTTGTATTAACAACTTCTATTAATCAAAACGGTGAACATAAAGTCATATATAGCGGAATTGTTTTTAGCACTGCTTACAATTCATTGCCAAATCAAACTGATTCTTCCCCCTGGACAACGGCTTTAGGCACTCGCTGCAGGGAAGGGGTTATTGCTTCGAATTTTTTGCCTTTTGGAACAAAAGTAAAACTAGAAGGGTTTGGAGATCGTATTTTTATAGTTGAAGATAGAATGAATAAAAGATTTTATAAGCGTATAGATATTTGGTTTAGAAACCATAATGAAGCCATAAAATTTGGTGGTCGCAGACTCAAGTATTATGTGATTGAATCGGTTTAGCACCGATTATTCATACCTCGAGTAAATGTTTGACAATTTGTTGGTTATTGATTCTGCCGTGAACTCCGATTATCCTAATCGGGCTGAATAATCGGGGTTAATCCTAAATTTTTATTTCTTCAGGTTGTTTGTATTTTGTGTGTCTTAGTCCGACTCTTTCTTTTTGTATGTTGACATACCTCCTTAAAAATGTATAATATATACAAATTATATATATTAAGGAGGCTTGTCATGGAAAATAAAATGTTTTGTTATCAGTGTGAACAGGCAGCTGGAGGCAAGGGATGCTTAGTTAAGGGGGTTTGTGGAAAGAGTCCCGAAGTTTCTGCGCTTCAAGATCTTGTAGTCTACGGACTAAAAGGTCTTGCCTCATATTTTTCCCCATTAAAAAAGGCTGGGATTATTAATAGAAAAGCGGATCGTTTCGTCTTAAAGGCATTGTTTTCGACGGTTACAAATGTAAATTTTGATCTTAAAAGTTTAAGGAGTATTCTTGTTGAACTTAATGATTTTATGAGTGAGTTAAAGGCAGCTTACAAAGATGCTGTTGGAAATAAAAGCATAGAAAATATTGAGTTAAAAGGGGCTGCAAATTTTGAGTTTAAGGATGATGCTGATTATCTTATAAATTATGGCCGATCTGTATCTAAAATAAACAAAATTAATGTGGTAAATGATGATATTATTTCTTTGCAAGAGCTTTTAACTTATGGATTAAAAGGTGCGGCTGCTTATGCTTATCATGCGTATATTTTAGGAAAAGAAGCTGAAGATATTTATATTTTTTTTCAAGATGCACTTAACTTTTTAAACAAGACAAACCCTTCAATTGAAGATCTTTTGTCTTACAATCTTAAATGCGGAGAAATTAATTTAAAAGTTATGGAGCTTTTAGATAGGGCAAATACAGAAGCCTATGGACATCCCGAGCCTACCAAGGTTAGGGTAACGCCGATTTCCGGAAAAGCCATAGTTGTCTCCGGCCATGACTTAAAAGATTTAGAAGAGCTATTAAAGCAGACAGAGGGGAGGGGGGTAAATGTTTATACCCATGGCGAGATGCTTCCTGCCCTTGCTTATCCCCGTCTTAAAAAATATAAACATTTGGTTGGTAATTATGGCGGCGCATGGCAGGATCAGAAAAAAGAGTTTAAAGATTTTCCCGGGGCAATACTTATGACAACAAATTGTATTCAAGAGCCTGCAGGTTATATTGATAGAATTTTTACATCAGGGCCTGTCGATTGGCCTTTTGCAGTTCATGTTGATAATAAAGATTTTACTCTTGTAATTAATGCTGCGCTTCGAGCTAAAGGATTTGATAATGATGCTGATCCTAAATATATAACGATAGGATTTGGGCATAATGCCGTTATGAATGTAGTAGATAGCATTGTACAGGCTGTAAAGGATGGAAAGATAAAGCGTTTCTTTTTGATTGGTGGTTGCGATGGCGCAAAGAGTAGTCGAAATTATTATACTGAATTTGCTCAGGCTGTTCCAAAAGATTCTGTTATTTTAACCTTGGCTTGCGGTAAATACAGGTTTAACAAACTGGAGTTTGGAGATATCGAAGGTATTCCAAGGCTTTTGGATGTTGGACAATGCAATGACGCATATTCCGCGATAAAAATAGCCCTTGCTTTGTCTGATGCCTTTGGCTTGTCGATTAACGATCTTCCCTTGTCTTTTGTTCTTTCATGGTATGAACAAAAGGCTGTTGTGATTCTTTTGACTCTACTTTATCTTGGCATTAAAAATATAAGATTGGGCCCGACACTTCCTGCTTTTATAACACCGAATGTTTTAGGAGTTTTGGTTGACAAGTTTAATGTTATGCCTATAACAAATGTTGAAAAGGATCTAAAAGCCATTTTAGCATAAATCACAAAAGATGTTTTGATGAAGCTTTTGTCTTAGTTAATCTTGACTAAATAGATCGACATAATCAAAGAAAGTTCTTGACAATGGTTTTTGTAGCTAGTATTATTGAAATATGAAATTTTCAATTAAGTTTCAATATGGGGCAGGGGCTTTGCTTGCACTTGCGCTTAATTATGAAAAAAAGCCTTTAAAAATAGAAAAGATATCTAAAGATCGAAAAATTCCCATACGGTATCTTGAGCAGCTTTTGCTTGTTTTAAAACGGTCTGGAGTAGTTGAAAGTGTAAGAGGGAAAAAAGGGGGGTATATACTTTTAAAAAAACCTATAGATATAACTATGCTTGATGTTGTGGATGTTTTTGAGGGGGCTATAGAATTTTGCGCATGCAATTACAAGGTTAGGAGGAATAATGTTGTGTGCAATGTTCTTGTGGAGGCAGAAGATTGCGTTAAAGAAAAATTATCTAGTATTACATTGGATGATATTTTAACAAGAGAAAGTAAGAAAAAAGAATTATATACTTATAATATATAATCTTCACCCAGGTAAGTATTTGTGAGTAATTGGTAGTTAGCGAAATACCGACAAGTCCTTCTCCCTGAGGGCGAAGGTAAGTGATTGGATGAGGGTTCAAAAAGGAGAAAAAGTATATGTCAAAGATAGCAAAGGATGTAACGAGGTTGGTTGGAAAAACGCCTATGGTGATGCTAAATCGTTTTGTGGAAGGGTTGCCAGCAAAAATTGTTGCAAAGCTTGAGAGTTTTAACCCTGCAAGTTCTGTGAAAGATAGGATTGGACTTGCTATGATTGAAGATGCTGAAAAAAATAGAAAGATAGATAAAGATACTGTTATTATCGAGCCTACTTCCGGAAATACAGGCATTGCTTTAGCTTGGGTTGCTGCTGCAAAAGGATATAGGTTGATTTTAACTATGCCTGAGACTATGAGTGTTGAGCGAAGAAGCCTCTTAAAATTCCTTGGCGCTGAGCTTGTATTGACTGATGGGACAAAGGGAATGAAAGGGGCTGTTGATAAGGCCTATGAATTGGCAGAAAAGCATAAAAATGTTTTTATTCCTCAGCAGTTTTCAAACCCTGTAAATCCGGAAATTCATTATAAAACAACTGCAAAGGAGATTTGGGAAGACACTAATGGCAAAGTAGATATTTTTGTGGCTGGAATTGGCACCGGAGGAACAATTACAGGGGTTGGAAAATTCCTAAAAAGAAAAAGGGGAACAATTAAAATTATTGCAGTTGAACCTAAAGATTCTCCTGTGTTAAGCGGAGGAGTTCCCGGACCGCATAAAATACAGGGAATTGGCGCTGGATTTGTTCCTGAAGTTTTAAACACTAAAATTTATGATGAAATTATTCAGGTCTCCAATGAAGATGCTTTTGAAAATGCAAGGAAATTGGCTAGAACAGACGGGATAATGGCTGGAATTTCTAGTGGGGCGGCGCTCTTTGCCGCTAAGATGATGGCCGAAAGGCCAGAAAATAAAAATAAATTAATAGTTGTGCTTCTCCCTGATACTGCTGAAAGATATATAAGTACACCGTTGTTTCAAAATTAAAGGAGGTAATTAAAATGAATACTAAAGTTTATAAAGATGAGACGATTTTACTGCATGGAGGACAAGAGCCTGATTCTGCTACAGGATCAAGGGCTGTTCCCATTTATCAGACAACTTCTTATGTTTTTAAAGATTCAGAACATGCTGCCAACCTTTTTGCTCTAAAAGAATTTGGAAATATTTATACAAGACTTATGAACCCTACGACAGATGTTTTGGAAAAAAGGATGGCGGCTTTAGATGGTGGGGTTGGTGCTCTTGCTGTGGCATCGGGCCAATCTGCGATTACTTTATCTATTTTAAATATTGCTAAAGAAGGAGATGAAATTGTTGCTGCGGATAATTTGTATGGAGGAACTTATACTCTTTTTACAAATACTTTTCGAAGATTTGGAATTACCGTTAAACTTGTTGATTCTTCTGATCCTGATAATTTTAAAAAGGCAATTACTTCGAAAACAAAAGCTTTGTATGCAGAAAGTGTAGGTAATCCAAAATTAAATGTTACAGATCTTTCCGCTGTTTCTAGCATTGCACATAGTGCTGGGATCCCTTTTATATTGGACAATACCGTTACTCCTTATTTATTAAAACCGATAGATCATGGGGTTGATATTGTTGTGTATTCCGCAACAAAGTTTATAGGAGGGCATGGGACATCCATTGGTGGAATTATTGTTGATTCCGGCAGGTTTGACTGGGAGAAAGACAATAAATTTCCTCTGATTACAGATCCTGATCCGAGCTATCATGGATTGAAATTTGTAGATGCGTTGCGTCCGATCGGAAATATTGCCTATATAATAAAAGCTAGAGTAACACTGCTGCGTGATATGGGGCCGGCGCTCTCTCCGTTTAATGCCTTTTTGTTCCTTCAGGGGCTTGAAACTCTTCATCTTAGGATTGTAAGACACTCGGAGAATGCTTTAAGTGTTGCCAGGTTTTTAGAGAAGCATCCAAAGGTTTCTTGGGTCAATTATCCTGGGCTTGAAACAAGCTCAGAAAAAGATAAAACTGTTAAGTATTTAAAAAAGGGAGCAGGAGCAATTATAGGGTTTGGAATAAAAGGAGGAATAGACGCAGGTAAAAAGTTTATTAACAGTGTTAAATTGCTTTCACATCTTGCGAATATTGGGGATGCTAAAACTCTTGTTATTCATCCTGCATCAACAACTCATCAACAGCTTTCAGAGCAAGAACAGATATCTGCGGGGGTGACGTCTGATTACATAAGATTGTCTATTGGAATTGAGAATATAGATGATATTATAGAAGATATTGACCAAGCTTTGAGTTGTGTTTAAGGAGTCGATTTTTATATTAAGTTTTGCGGAAATAAAATATTTTACTTTTGAAGAACTTAATCTTGAGGGTGGCAAGCTTTTGGGGCCCGTTACAATTGCTTATCAAACCTATGGTTGCATAAATGAAGACAAAAGTAATGCTATATTAATTTTTCATGCCCTTTCGGGAGATGCTCATGTTGCAGGGAAACATTCGTCAAAAGAGATAAAGCCTGGGTGGTGGGATGGTATGGTGGGGTCAGGAAAAGCTTTTGATACGGATAAATATTTTGTTATTTGTGCCAATGTTTTGGGTGGGTGTATGGGTTCTACGGGACCGTCTACCGTAAACCCAAAGAATAAAAAACCTTATGCGATGACATTTCCTTCTATTACCATAAAAGATATGGCTGCAGCTCAGATTTGGCTTTTAGACGATTTAGGGGTAAATGTTTTGCATGCTGTTGCCGGTGGTTCTATGGGGGGGATGATAGCTTTACAGTTTTCCGTAAGTTATCCTGATAGAGTAAAAAATGTGATAGCAATTGCCACATCCGCAAAAACATCTCCTCAGAATATCGCTTTTAATGAAGTTGGAAGACAGGCAATTGTACATGATCCTAATTGGCAGAAAGGAGATTATTACGGAAAATCTTTTCCTAATCATGGATTGGCAATCGCAAGGATGATAGGGCATATTACTTATTTAAGCGATAAATCTATGCGCAATAAATTTGGCAGAGGGATGAAGAAACAAGAAATAACGGAGGTTAAATTTTCCGACCCTCTTTTTGAAGTCGAAAGTTACTTAAGGCATAAAGGTTTGACCTTTACCGAGAGATTTGACGCCAACAGTTATCTTTATTTGACCCGAGCTATTGATCTTTTTAATTTGGAGGATGAAGGGGCAGGCAGCCTAAAAAGAGCTTTTTCAAAGGCTACGGCTAAATTTTTAATAATTTATTTTAAATCTGATTGGTTGTTTCCGGAGTACCAGTCGTTAGAAATTGTTGATGCCATAAAAGATAATTTTGGAGATGTATCTTATAGAACAATTGAGTCAAATTACGGACATGATGCTTTTCTTTTAGAAACTGATAAATTGACGGATGCGGTAAAAAGTTTTTTGTTTGGAGCTAAAAAGTGATTTACAAAGAGACGACAAAGCCTGATCATAAAATAATTTCCGATTTTATCTCTGATAATTCAAAAGTTTTGGATTTGGGGTGTGGCGATGGGTCATTGCTTGATTCTTTGATAGTAAATAAAAATGTAAAGGGCATAGGAATAGATAATTCCCCGGAAAACATTAACCAATGCCTTAAAAAAGGACTGTCTGTTTTGCATCTTGACTTAAACAAAGGGCTTGCGAGCTTTGATGATAATTTCTTTGATTTTGTTGTTTTAAATATGACATTGCAGGCAGTTTTTAATCCTGTTTCTTTAGTTTCGGACATGGTAAGAGCAGGCAAAAAAGCCATTGTAGGGTTCCCAAATTTTGGGCATTGGAACTTATTGCTTAATTTGCTTGCACATCAACGCATGCCCAAGACAAAGACGCTTCCTTATGAATGGCATGATACTCCAAATATTAGGCTTATGACCATAAAAGATTTTAAAATTCTTTGCAAGGAGAACAGCTTTAAAATTTTAAAAGAGATTTACTTAAATGAAAAGGGAAATAAAATTTATGGCC
This is a stretch of genomic DNA from candidate division WOR-1 bacterium RIFOXYB2_FULL_36_35. It encodes these proteins:
- a CDS encoding O-acetylhomoserine aminocarboxypropyltransferase (catalyzes the formation of L-methionine and acetate from O-acetyl-L-homoserine and methanethiol), with the translated sequence MNTKVYKDETILLHGGQEPDSATGSRAVPIYQTTSYVFKDSEHAANLFALKEFGNIYTRLMNPTTDVLEKRMAALDGGVGALAVASGQSAITLSILNIAKEGDEIVAADNLYGGTYTLFTNTFRRFGITVKLVDSSDPDNFKKAITSKTKALYAESVGNPKLNVTDLSAVSSIAHSAGIPFILDNTVTPYLLKPIDHGVDIVVYSATKFIGGHGTSIGGIIVDSGRFDWEKDNKFPLITDPDPSYHGLKFVDALRPIGNIAYIIKARVTLLRDMGPALSPFNAFLFLQGLETLHLRIVRHSENALSVARFLEKHPKVSWVNYPGLETSSEKDKTVKYLKKGAGAIIGFGIKGGIDAGKKFINSVKLLSHLANIGDAKTLVIHPASTTHQQLSEQEQISAGVTSDYIRLSIGIENIDDIIEDIDQALSCV
- a CDS encoding methionine biosynthesis protein MetW; this translates as MIYKETTKPDHKIISDFISDNSKVLDLGCGDGSLLDSLIVNKNVKGIGIDNSPENINQCLKKGLSVLHLDLNKGLASFDDNFFDFVVLNMTLQAVFNPVSLVSDMVRAGKKAIVGFPNFGHWNLLLNLLAHQRMPKTKTLPYEWHDTPNIRLMTIKDFKILCKENSFKILKEIYLNEKGNKIYGPFINWRAVEGIFLISK
- a CDS encoding homoserine O-acetyltransferase yields the protein MFKESIFILSFAEIKYFTFEELNLEGGKLLGPVTIAYQTYGCINEDKSNAILIFHALSGDAHVAGKHSSKEIKPGWWDGMVGSGKAFDTDKYFVICANVLGGCMGSTGPSTVNPKNKKPYAMTFPSITIKDMAAAQIWLLDDLGVNVLHAVAGGSMGGMIALQFSVSYPDRVKNVIAIATSAKTSPQNIAFNEVGRQAIVHDPNWQKGDYYGKSFPNHGLAIARMIGHITYLSDKSMRNKFGRGMKKQEITEVKFSDPLFEVESYLRHKGLTFTERFDANSYLYLTRAIDLFNLEDEGAGSLKRAFSKATAKFLIIYFKSDWLFPEYQSLEIVDAIKDNFGDVSYRTIESNYGHDAFLLETDKLTDAVKSFLFGAKK